In Candidatus Schekmanbacteria bacterium RIFCSPLOWO2_02_FULL_38_14, a single genomic region encodes these proteins:
- a CDS encoding 4-hydroxy-3-methylbut-2-en-1-yl diphosphate synthase yields the protein MVCRKTRQISVGNVKVGGDAPVSVQSMTKTDTCDVKATVAQIKKLEKVRCEIVRVAVKDKEAAGCLRDIKSQISIPLIADIHFDCNLALESIEQGVDGIRINPGNIGGKEKVREIIRASRGKGISIRVGVNSGSIEKKILEKYGKPSAEAMVESAIRNLEIFEEENFYDIKVSLKASDVLKTIDAYRLFVKEADKLSSGKKAGYPLHLGVTEAGIVFTGVIKSSIGIGVLLNEGIGDTIRVSLTGDPVDEVRAGYAILRSLELREGGLDLISCPTCGRCQIDVEKIAEEVEKKLSHIKAPIRVAVMGCVVNGPGEARDAHVGIAGGTGEGLLFKEGKIIKKVSEKDLVDAIVDEVEKLAGERKHG from the coding sequence ATGGTATGCCGCAAGACCCGCCAGATATCTGTTGGCAATGTAAAAGTTGGAGGAGATGCTCCAGTCTCTGTTCAGTCAATGACAAAGACTGATACCTGTGATGTCAAAGCAACAGTCGCTCAGATTAAAAAGCTGGAAAAGGTGAGATGTGAGATTGTAAGGGTTGCAGTCAAGGATAAAGAGGCAGCAGGTTGTCTTAGGGATATTAAAAGCCAGATATCAATTCCGTTGATAGCAGATATCCATTTTGATTGTAATCTGGCTTTGGAATCTATTGAGCAGGGTGTTGACGGAATCAGGATAAATCCCGGAAACATAGGAGGAAAGGAAAAGGTAAGGGAGATAATCAGGGCATCCAGGGGAAAAGGAATTTCAATAAGGGTTGGTGTAAATTCAGGCTCAATTGAGAAAAAGATTCTTGAAAAATACGGCAAACCCTCTGCTGAGGCAATGGTTGAAAGCGCAATAAGAAATCTGGAGATTTTTGAGGAAGAAAACTTTTATGATATAAAGGTTTCGCTCAAGGCATCTGATGTTTTAAAAACAATAGATGCCTACAGGCTTTTTGTAAAGGAAGCAGACAAGTTATCATCAGGAAAAAAAGCAGGATATCCCCTTCATCTTGGAGTAACAGAGGCAGGCATTGTATTTACAGGAGTTATAAAATCATCAATAGGCATCGGGGTTCTTTTGAATGAGGGGATTGGCGATACGATAAGGGTTTCGCTCACAGGTGACCCTGTTGATGAGGTCAGGGCAGGGTATGCAATACTGCGCTCTCTGGAGCTCAGAGAAGGGGGCTTAGACCTAATCTCCTGTCCGACGTGCGGGAGATGCCAGATTGATGTTGAAAAAATTGCAGAAGAAGTTGAAAAAAAACTCTCCCATATAAAAGCTCCAATTCGTGTAGCTGTGATGGGATGTGTTGTGAATGGTCCTGGTGAGGCAAGAGACGCACATGTAGGAATTGCAGGAGGAACAGGTGAAGGACTGCTGTTTAAGGAAGGAAAGATTATAAAGAAGGTTAGCGAAAAAGACCTTGTAGATGCTATTGTAGATGAAGTGGAGAAATTAGCAGGAGAAAGAAAGCATGGTTGA
- a CDS encoding glutamate--tRNA ligase has product MEKVRVRFAPSPTGYLHIGGAHTALFNWFFTRRNSGVFVLRIEDTDIVRSNEESVKAIIDALEWLGINWDEGPYFQSKRRDLYLGAVKKLLDTGKAYKCYCTQEELKEMREKALKEKTIPKYDGRCRKRKQGNTDKSFVVRFAAPHEGKTEINDLIRGQVIFDNSQLDDLVLLRGDGSPMYNLVVVVDDAEMEINYVIRGDDHLANTPKQILLYEALGYEIPKFAHLPMILGEDKARLSKRHCATSVMAYKEMGYLPQAMVNYLSRLGWSYGDQEIFSVEELIGNFSLDKVGKSAAIFNPEKLLWLNSHYLKTTDEQKMLENILPFLEKKGYERKEFDDRERMFKIIKGLKERCKTIKEMAESAYYFFTDEIKYDDNAVKKWITVQSCSVIRKLITELKNLEEFNVADIEKIFLRTMEEKKLKLVQIAQPVRVGLTGNTVSPGIFEVIEILGRERVLKRLSRVIDLQMTNDKA; this is encoded by the coding sequence ATGGAAAAGGTTAGAGTTAGATTTGCTCCAAGTCCAACCGGATATCTCCACATTGGAGGAGCGCACACCGCACTTTTTAACTGGTTTTTTACAAGACGAAACAGTGGAGTTTTTGTTTTAAGGATAGAAGACACAGACATTGTGCGTTCAAATGAGGAGTCTGTAAAAGCCATTATAGATGCCCTTGAATGGCTTGGGATTAACTGGGATGAGGGCCCATATTTTCAGAGCAAACGCAGAGACCTTTATCTGGGTGCTGTAAAAAAACTTCTTGATACAGGGAAGGCGTACAAGTGCTACTGCACTCAAGAAGAACTTAAGGAAATGAGAGAAAAAGCCCTCAAGGAAAAAACGATTCCAAAATATGACGGAAGATGCAGGAAGCGAAAACAGGGCAATACTGACAAGTCTTTTGTTGTAAGGTTTGCAGCTCCGCATGAAGGAAAAACTGAAATTAATGATTTAATACGCGGGCAGGTAATTTTTGATAATTCCCAGCTCGATGACTTGGTTCTTCTCAGGGGTGATGGTTCTCCAATGTATAACCTCGTGGTAGTGGTTGATGATGCTGAGATGGAGATTAATTATGTCATTAGAGGGGATGACCATCTGGCAAATACTCCAAAACAGATTCTTTTATACGAAGCTCTTGGATATGAAATTCCAAAATTTGCTCACCTTCCAATGATTCTTGGAGAAGATAAGGCAAGACTGAGCAAGCGGCACTGCGCTACTTCTGTTATGGCTTACAAGGAGATGGGATATCTTCCTCAGGCAATGGTAAATTATTTATCAAGGCTTGGATGGTCGTATGGTGACCAGGAGATATTTTCAGTTGAAGAGCTGATTGGAAACTTTTCGCTTGATAAAGTCGGAAAATCAGCAGCAATTTTTAATCCTGAAAAGCTTCTATGGCTTAACAGTCACTATCTCAAGACAACTGATGAACAAAAAATGCTGGAAAACATTCTGCCTTTTCTTGAAAAAAAAGGATATGAAAGAAAAGAGTTTGATGACAGGGAGAGAATGTTTAAAATCATAAAAGGGCTGAAGGAACGTTGCAAAACAATTAAGGAGATGGCTGAATCAGCCTATTATTTCTTTACCGATGAGATAAAGTATGATGACAATGCAGTCAAAAAATGGATTACAGTTCAGTCCTGTTCTGTTATCAGGAAGTTGATAACAGAGTTGAAGAATCTGGAAGAGTTTAATGTGGCAGACATTGAAAAAATATTTTTGAGAACTATGGAAGAGAAGAAGTTGAAGCTTGTCCAGATTGCCCAGCCTGTAAGGGTTGGATTAACCGGAAATACAGTAAGCCCCGGGATTTTTGAGGTCATTGAGATACTCGGCAGGGAAAGGGTATTGAAAAGATTAAGCAGAGTGATAGATTTGCAAATGACAAATGATAAAGCTTAA
- a CDS encoding RIP metalloprotease RseP — MNYILGTVIALGLLIFVHELGHFLLAKRAGVGVQKFSLGFGPKIVGKKWGETEYLISAFPFGGYVKLEGESPDEEVVDKGKSFTHKPPFVKLSVVAAGPLFNIIFAVLIITVIYTIGITTLSPFVAEVEKGMPADKAGLKYGDEIVKINGIDVNSWEEMTGLIHTSGGKSLDLTVKRDGKTFKKTITPVEKEVPNLFGEKNKISLVGILPIALESKIGGIKKGMPAEKLGFNPGDLIKRVGNRKIEVWKQLEEIDIGSIPKPVEIILQRQKKEDKGNSKDKTTEDIKIIIPDNEIVQGKKFTELLGIESTELYIEKTEKGSPAESGGLKPFDKIVGVNGKEIKNWMEVEEIIKKNPEKKIDIMVERDGKKENLALTPRKEKRRNLLDEKINVGVIGVYSANSYTEPKLKEVKYSLPAAFVNSVERTGNLTVLIFKGIYMLVSGKISSKNISGPIAIAKMAGDQAKKGVYDFAFFVAFISINLGIINFVPLGTITDGGLILLFIIEGIIGKPVNLKLREFTQYIGIVMIVALMGFALYNDFNRYLGDIIDFFARLI, encoded by the coding sequence ATGAATTATATCTTAGGGACAGTAATCGCATTAGGGCTTTTGATTTTTGTTCACGAGTTAGGGCACTTCCTTCTGGCAAAAAGGGCAGGGGTGGGTGTTCAGAAATTCTCGCTTGGGTTTGGCCCAAAAATAGTCGGCAAAAAATGGGGAGAAACAGAATATCTTATTTCAGCATTTCCGTTTGGAGGATATGTGAAACTTGAAGGTGAATCTCCTGATGAAGAGGTGGTTGATAAGGGAAAATCATTTACTCATAAACCCCCTTTTGTAAAGCTTTCTGTTGTAGCAGCAGGACCTCTTTTTAACATTATTTTTGCAGTTTTGATAATCACTGTCATTTACACTATTGGTATCACAACTCTTTCTCCCTTTGTGGCTGAGGTGGAAAAGGGGATGCCTGCTGATAAAGCCGGGTTAAAATACGGAGACGAAATTGTAAAGATTAATGGAATAGATGTTAATAGCTGGGAAGAAATGACAGGCTTAATTCATACAAGCGGCGGGAAGAGTTTGGACCTTACAGTAAAAAGAGACGGGAAAACTTTCAAAAAGACAATAACTCCTGTTGAGAAAGAGGTTCCAAATCTTTTCGGAGAGAAGAACAAGATTTCTCTGGTAGGTATTCTTCCAATAGCCCTTGAGTCAAAAATTGGCGGTATTAAAAAGGGGATGCCGGCAGAAAAACTGGGATTCAATCCGGGTGATTTAATAAAAAGAGTCGGGAACAGAAAAATAGAAGTCTGGAAACAGCTTGAAGAAATAGATATTGGAAGTATTCCAAAGCCAGTTGAAATAATTTTGCAAAGGCAGAAAAAGGAAGACAAGGGAAATTCAAAGGATAAAACAACAGAAGATATAAAAATCATAATTCCTGATAATGAAATTGTTCAGGGTAAAAAATTTACTGAACTTCTGGGGATTGAGTCAACAGAGCTCTATATTGAGAAAACAGAAAAGGGGTCCCCTGCAGAATCAGGAGGACTTAAACCGTTTGATAAAATTGTAGGCGTGAATGGCAAGGAAATAAAAAACTGGATGGAAGTTGAAGAGATAATCAAGAAAAATCCTGAAAAGAAAATTGATATAATGGTTGAAAGAGATGGGAAGAAAGAAAACTTGGCGCTTACTCCGAGGAAGGAAAAGAGAAGAAATCTTCTGGATGAAAAAATTAATGTTGGAGTGATTGGTGTTTATTCGGCTAATTCATACACGGAACCAAAACTGAAAGAAGTAAAATATTCTCTGCCTGCGGCGTTTGTAAACAGCGTTGAGCGGACAGGGAATTTAACTGTGCTTATCTTTAAAGGGATTTATATGCTTGTGAGCGGTAAAATCTCAAGCAAAAATATAAGTGGACCAATTGCCATTGCAAAGATGGCAGGAGACCAGGCAAAAAAAGGAGTATATGATTTTGCCTTTTTTGTTGCTTTTATCAGCATAAATCTCGGGATAATAAATTTTGTTCCGCTTGGAACGATTACAGACGGGGGACTGATACTGCTGTTCATAATCGAAGGGATTATAGGAAAACCTGTTAATCTTAAGCTCCGCGAGTTTACACAGTATATCGGGATTGTGATGATTGTTGCGCTGATGGGATTTGCTCTTTATAATGATTTTAACAGGTATCTTGGAGATATAATAGATTTCTTTGCAAGGCTTATTTGA
- a CDS encoding LL-diaminopimelate aminotransferase encodes MTKRFNVELSNKVKELPPYLFARIDQLKKEAKDKGMDIIDLGIGDPDLPTPKNIIEALKKASEDPQNHRYPSYSGMNKFREIAAKWYEKRFGPSFNPETEILSLIGSKEGIANIPFAFVNFDDVVLIPNPGYPVYNSSTIFSGGKPYIMPLKKENNFLPDLDCIPEEIAKKAKIMFINYPNNPTSASCGLDFFKKAVDFAFKYNVIVCHDAAYSEIFYDGCKTPSLFEVNGAKEVGIEFHSLSKTYNMTGWRIGFAIGNKEIVGGLGKIKTNIDSGVFQAVQFAAIEALSCDQKIVEEMRNIYQSRRDIMAEGLQKAGFDITKPKATFYMWIPCPKNFTSEKLTTHILQNLGIVTTPGNGFGKHGEGYIRVSLTTPSEKLKEAVERLKKINI; translated from the coding sequence ATGACTAAGAGATTTAATGTTGAGCTTTCAAATAAAGTAAAAGAACTTCCACCTTATCTTTTTGCAAGAATTGACCAGCTAAAAAAAGAGGCAAAGGATAAGGGAATGGATATAATTGATTTGGGAATCGGAGACCCTGACCTTCCAACACCAAAAAATATTATTGAAGCTCTTAAAAAAGCATCTGAGGACCCTCAGAATCACCGCTACCCTTCATACAGTGGAATGAACAAATTCAGGGAAATTGCTGCCAAATGGTATGAGAAACGCTTCGGTCCTTCATTTAACCCTGAAACAGAAATATTATCACTCATAGGCTCAAAAGAAGGTATCGCCAATATTCCATTCGCTTTTGTGAATTTTGACGATGTTGTTCTCATTCCAAATCCGGGTTACCCGGTTTATAACTCAAGCACTATTTTTTCAGGAGGGAAACCATACATAATGCCTTTGAAAAAAGAAAATAACTTTCTTCCTGACCTTGACTGCATTCCTGAAGAGATAGCAAAAAAAGCAAAAATAATGTTTATCAACTATCCAAACAATCCAACATCAGCATCCTGCGGGCTTGATTTTTTTAAAAAAGCTGTAGATTTTGCATTCAAGTATAATGTTATTGTCTGTCACGATGCTGCTTACAGCGAAATTTTTTATGATGGCTGTAAAACCCCAAGCCTTTTCGAGGTCAATGGTGCAAAAGAAGTTGGAATAGAATTCCATTCGCTTTCGAAAACCTACAACATGACAGGATGGAGAATCGGCTTTGCAATAGGCAATAAGGAAATTGTTGGAGGTCTTGGAAAAATAAAAACAAATATTGATTCAGGTGTTTTTCAGGCTGTCCAGTTTGCTGCAATTGAAGCTCTAAGTTGCGACCAGAAAATAGTTGAAGAAATGAGAAACATATACCAGTCGCGCAGGGATATAATGGCAGAAGGGCTTCAGAAGGCAGGTTTTGATATCACAAAACCTAAGGCAACATTTTATATGTGGATACCCTGCCCCAAGAATTTTACATCTGAAAAACTTACAACGCACATTCTTCAAAACTTAGGGATAGTCACAACTCCCGGAAACGGATTTGGGAAACATGGCGAAGGATATATAAGGGTATCGCTCACAACCCCGTCTGAAAAATTAAAGGAAGCAGTGGAAAGGCTTAAAAAAATTAATATTTAA
- a CDS encoding outer membrane lipoprotein carrier protein LolA — translation MKYILIKPSGLFLYLLILNFILPEPVYPETSALDEIVSKIQKKYEYVRELETDCIQETFNRTVEKKFIFKGSLYVKKPDKLRMEIKEPEKQLIIANGQTLWVYLPENKQVVREKLDLNNKSKTALTILTGMAKLSRDFEISMEQGSEKSRSYMLGLIPKDSKSMIKKMRLEVDKNNLNFQKVIVEDSFGNWTSYELKNIKVNRGISDSKFEFKTPDGVEVVESTGD, via the coding sequence TTGAAATATATTCTAATTAAACCATCAGGATTATTTTTATATCTTTTAATTCTGAATTTCATACTCCCTGAACCTGTTTATCCTGAAACATCAGCGCTTGATGAGATTGTTTCAAAGATTCAGAAGAAATATGAGTATGTGAGGGAACTTGAGACAGATTGCATCCAGGAAACTTTTAACAGAACAGTTGAGAAAAAATTTATTTTCAAAGGAAGCTTATATGTAAAAAAACCTGATAAGCTGAGGATGGAAATAAAAGAACCAGAAAAACAGCTGATAATAGCAAATGGCCAGACTTTGTGGGTATATCTGCCTGAAAACAAGCAGGTTGTCAGGGAGAAGTTGGATTTGAACAATAAATCCAAAACAGCCCTTACAATTCTTACAGGAATGGCAAAGCTTAGCAGGGATTTTGAAATTTCAATGGAACAGGGTTCTGAGAAAAGCAGAAGCTATATGCTGGGATTAATACCAAAAGATTCAAAAAGCATGATTAAAAAGATGAGGCTTGAGGTTGACAAGAATAATTTGAATTTTCAAAAGGTGATTGTTGAAGACAGTTTCGGTAACTGGACTTCTTATGAATTAAAAAATATTAAAGTGAACAGAGGAATATCGGATTCCAAATTTGAGTTTAAAACACCTGATGGTGTTGAGGTGGTAGAATCTACAGGGGATTAA
- a CDS encoding 2-amino-4-hydroxy-6-hydroxymethyldihydropteridine diphosphokinase produces MENIFISIGSNIDEPLGKCKKVIELLREQKDISIEKYSSFYHTEPFGYKEQGWFVNFVANIITTLDPFALLRKCNELEKFLGRENSSVRWGPRAMDIDILFYNNLILNTTELTIPHPQLHLRRFVLVPLNEIAGNFIHPVLKKNTGELLMEVGDKSIVKLLEPLNPQTLEPF; encoded by the coding sequence ATGGAAAATATCTTTATCTCAATTGGCTCAAATATTGATGAGCCTCTTGGAAAATGCAAAAAAGTAATTGAATTATTAAGAGAGCAGAAAGATATAAGTATTGAAAAATATTCTTCTTTCTATCACACAGAACCTTTTGGATATAAAGAACAAGGCTGGTTCGTTAATTTTGTTGCAAACATCATTACAACGCTTGACCCTTTTGCTCTTTTAAGAAAATGCAATGAACTTGAAAAATTTCTCGGACGGGAAAATAGCTCAGTTAGGTGGGGACCAAGAGCAATGGATATTGATATTTTATTTTATAATAACCTGATTCTTAACACAACGGAGTTGACAATACCCCATCCTCAGTTGCATTTGAGGAGGTTTGTGCTGGTGCCTTTGAATGAAATTGCTGGTAATTTTATCCATCCTGTATTAAAAAAGAATACAGGAGAACTTTTAATGGAAGTTGGAGATAAAAGTATAGTAAAATTACTCGAACCCTTGAACCCTCAGACCCTTGAACCCTTTTAA